The genomic stretch CCCGATGAAGATGCCCGCCCCGGTGCCTTATCTGACACATGGATCGCCTCTCCAGCAGCCCGTTGCAAGCCGCATTCGCTGCGAGTGCGTAGCATCGGCCAGATGCATCTCAATGACATCGCCCAACGCATCGAGAACCTCTCGGTCCAGTACGCCCAGGTGTACGGGATCAACCGCTCTGCCGAATGGGCGCTCCTCAAGCTCACCGAAGAGCTCGGGGAACTCACCCAGGCCCACCTCACGGCGACGGGACAGAGCAGAGATCGTGATCTCAGCGCCGAGGAGCGGCAGAATGTAGTGGCTCGCGAGCTTGGAGATGTCCTGGGGATGTGCCTGGTCTACGCGAAACAACTCGGAATCGACCCAGAGACGGCGATTGCTGAGAAGTGGTTCCCCTACGAGAAAACGCCAAAAATCTCGGCCAAGTAGCGCGACACCCCGACGTCGCCACTCCCCAGGCTTATGGGCCAGCAGATAACGTTCACTCGATGACAGCGATTCACGCCTCAGACCTCTACGACGCGGTCAATCAGTGGAGCCCCAGCGATGACTTCTTCTTGGAGTTCCTCACCAAGACACCCCGCCCCCACGCCCTCGACCTGGGATGCGGCACCGGCGAAATCACCCTCGCGGCGGCAGAGGCGGGCTGCGAGATGGTGGGCATCGACCCCGACCTGCCCTCGCTCCAGGCGGCTGAGGCGAAGCCCGGCGCCCACCGGGTCCGGTGGATAGAAGGCACCTCGTCTGCGATTCCTGCCGGAACCAGCTTCAACGCCGCAATCATGTCCTCGAACGTCGTCCAGGCCATCCTTGACGACGCCGAACTCGCCACGTCCTTCCACGACATCGCCTCCCACCTGAAGCCCGGGGGCCGCCTGGCCTTCGACACCCGAGACCCCGACGCCCGCGGCTGGGAAGCCTGGACCAAGGAACGTTCACACCGCCTGGTCAGCCTCCCCGAGGGCGAGGCTCAGCACTGGTACCAGACCACGCAGGTCGAGGAGGAGACCGGACTCGTGGATTTCCGCGCGCACGAGATCGCAGAAGATGGCACCGAATCGGTGCAGCCCTCGCGAATACGCTTCCGGTCACAGGACCAGATCCGCAGCATGCTCATCGAAGCGGGGCTGGCCGTAGAGGACGTGTTCGGTGGATTCCGCTCGGAACCAGTGGGGCGAGGAGTAGGTGCATTGGTGTTCATCGCTCAGCGCCCCTAGGGTCACGCCCCTAGCTGGAGAGGTCCTTGCAGTACCGCGCCACCGGCCACCTCTGGAAGCCGGCCGCCTCGGAGGTGCGCCCTGACGGTTCATGTCCGGGGTCATCGCCGGTTCCGACCAGCACCATGCGCATGCCGGCTTTCCGGCCCCGCTGGAAGGCATGCTCCATGAGCATCCGAGCGATCCCCCGCCCATGTGCTGCGGATCCACTGCCAGCACGTAGACCTCACCTATGCTGTCCTCCGGATGAAGGCGGGTGCAGACCCAACCCACCACGGTGGAACCCTCCACCGCCTACCCAGCTACTCACCACTCCACCGCAGAGGCACCCCCGGCTCGGCGAAAACCGTGTTCACCCCCACGTGACACGAGTGAAACATTCGTTTCGTACGGTGTGAAACATGGTTGCTACCCAGTCGCAGGAGACCACCGCCAAGCGCGGTTTCCAGATGCCGCATATCTACGTGATCCTCTTCGTGCTCTCCGCGCTGGCCGCACTGACCACGTACCTCATCCCGGCCAACGAGTTCCAGCGGGTCGAGGGACCTGACGGCAGGGAGGTCATCGACCCAGACTCCTATGGGCCCGTGGAGGCGAGCCCGACGTCGTTCCTGGAGTTCATCACCGCTATCCCCCGCGGCCTGGTCGACGCCGGTGAGGTGGTGTTCTTCACCTTCATCATCGGTGGGGTCTTCATGGTCATCCGGCGCACCGGCATCATCGAGAACGCCCTGGACCGGCTGCTGCGGGCCTTCGCCAACCGCCGGCTGCTGCTGATCCCGGTGCTGATCACCCTGTTCGCGGCCCTGGCCTCTCTGATCGGCACCCAGGAACTGGCCCTGGTCTACATCCCGGTGCTCATCCCGGTCATCATCGCCTTGGGCTATGACTCCATGGTGGCAGTGGCGATCGCGCTGGTGGGCACCACCGCGGGCTTCACCTCCGGGGTGCTCAATCCGATCAACACCGGGCTGGCCCAGCAGATCGCCGGGGTCGAGACCTTCTCCGGGGCGGGACTGCGCGGGGCGCTCTTCCTGGTGATGATCACGCTGGGCTCCTACTGGGTCATCCGCTACGCCCGCCGCATCGAGAAGGACCCCGCGAAGAGCCTGGTCTACGGCGAGGACGCGGAGGCAGAGAAGCAGCGCCTCTACTCCTCCGGGGCCGAGGGAGAGGCCAAGCGGATGACCCGCCGGCAGAAGATTTCGCTGCTGCTCTCCGCCCCGGTCCTGGGGGTCACGATCTGGGGCGTCTCCTCCCAGGGCTGGTTCATGATCGAGATGGCCGGGATGTTCGTCCTGCTGATGCTGATCATCGGCTTGGTCAGCGGGCTGACCCCGTCCACGATCTCCAGCTCCTTCTCCGAGGGCATGCGCAGCGTGCTCGAGGGCGCCATCATCGTAGGCGTCGCGCGCTCCGTGGCGGTGGTCCTGGAAGATGGACAGATCCTGGACACCATCGTGTACTCACTCGGCAACGCGGTCAGCGGGATGCCGGGGGAACTTGCCGCCGTCGGCATGTTCGCGGTGCAGACCGGCTTCAACTTCGTGGTGCCCTCCGGCTCCGGCCAGGCGGTGGTCACCATGCCGATCATGGCTCCGCTCGCGGACCTCCTGGAGGTCACCAGGCAGACCGCCGTGCTGGCGTTCCAGCTCGGCGATGGGCTGACCAACATCCTCTACCCGACCTCCGGGTACTTCATGGCGGCCCTGGCCATCGGCGGGGTCCGGTGGGAGAAGTGGCTGAAGTTCTACCTGCCGCTCTTCGGGCTCTGGGTCGCCGTGGCACTGGCGTTCCTGGTCTTCGCCCAGATGACCGGCTGGAGCTAACGGCCGGGTGCCGGGCGCCTGCCACCCCGCGAGGGTAACACCGCATGCAGCAGCGGAACCAGAGAGATCCCCATCAGCACCGGCCCGAACAGGCTGTCCTGGGATTCCAGCAGCGCGCCGGTGACCAGCAGTCCGGTGAACAGCACCGCTGAGATCAGCCTCCTGCCGACCCGCTCCAAGGCCGTGGTGCGCCGATCCAGCTCCGGGGTGCGCACCGCGATCCGGCCATCTTCCAACCTCTCGATGACGTCGGAGATCCGGCCTGGCAGCCGCGCAGCGGTCAGCGCGGTGTTGAACACCTGCCGGGCGGCGTCCTGCACCGCGGGCCGACCCTGGTCCCGGATCAGCTGCTCGGCGTAGGGCTCGATGGCGTCCCAGAGGTTGAATCGTGGGTCCAGGGTGCTGCAGACCCCGGAGATCAGCGAGACGGTGCGCAGCATCAGCAGGAAGTTCTCGGGCAGCTGGAACGGCAGCGAGCGGACCAGCTCGCCGAACTCATTGGCGAAGTCCCGGAACTCCCGCGGGTCGACCTCCTTGAGCTCGGCGAAGCCCATCCCGCCGAAGCGGGCGAAGAGCTGGGTCATGGCGCGTTCCAGCTCGGCGGTGTCCGCCGAGGGCA from Nesterenkonia sandarakina encodes the following:
- a CDS encoding MazG nucleotide pyrophosphohydrolase domain-containing protein; the encoded protein is MHLNDIAQRIENLSVQYAQVYGINRSAEWALLKLTEELGELTQAHLTATGQSRDRDLSAEERQNVVARELGDVLGMCLVYAKQLGIDPETAIAEKWFPYEKTPKISAK
- a CDS encoding class I SAM-dependent methyltransferase, which codes for MTAIHASDLYDAVNQWSPSDDFFLEFLTKTPRPHALDLGCGTGEITLAAAEAGCEMVGIDPDLPSLQAAEAKPGAHRVRWIEGTSSAIPAGTSFNAAIMSSNVVQAILDDAELATSFHDIASHLKPGGRLAFDTRDPDARGWEAWTKERSHRLVSLPEGEAQHWYQTTQVEEETGLVDFRAHEIAEDGTESVQPSRIRFRSQDQIRSMLIEAGLAVEDVFGGFRSEPVGRGVGALVFIAQRP
- a CDS encoding YfcC family protein, encoding MVATQSQETTAKRGFQMPHIYVILFVLSALAALTTYLIPANEFQRVEGPDGREVIDPDSYGPVEASPTSFLEFITAIPRGLVDAGEVVFFTFIIGGVFMVIRRTGIIENALDRLLRAFANRRLLLIPVLITLFAALASLIGTQELALVYIPVLIPVIIALGYDSMVAVAIALVGTTAGFTSGVLNPINTGLAQQIAGVETFSGAGLRGALFLVMITLGSYWVIRYARRIEKDPAKSLVYGEDAEAEKQRLYSSGAEGEAKRMTRRQKISLLLSAPVLGVTIWGVSSQGWFMIEMAGMFVLLMLIIGLVSGLTPSTISSSFSEGMRSVLEGAIIVGVARSVAVVLEDGQILDTIVYSLGNAVSGMPGELAAVGMFAVQTGFNFVVPSGSGQAVVTMPIMAPLADLLEVTRQTAVLAFQLGDGLTNILYPTSGYFMAALAIGGVRWEKWLKFYLPLFGLWVAVALAFLVFAQMTGWS